The following proteins are encoded in a genomic region of Sphingopyxis sp. YF1:
- a CDS encoding TetR/AcrR family transcriptional regulator, whose product MDEARSESHAAPETASGVQPKGKKTRERLLDAANDAILYKGFAATSIDELVEAAGISKGGFFYHFRDKGDLARELLQRFLAEDDAEMDALTGRAHALADDPMQRFLIFLDLYADLMDEMEAVHPGCLVAAIIYQEQAFDREVRALLFEAAIRWRERFRLWFAAIEEQHRPLAPIDLDTIADSFSAVIEGSIVLTRALGDHQLMGRQLRLFRSMVQAAYGVS is encoded by the coding sequence ATGGATGAGGCGCGTTCGGAATCGCATGCCGCACCGGAAACAGCATCCGGGGTGCAGCCGAAAGGCAAGAAGACGCGCGAGCGGCTGCTCGATGCCGCCAATGATGCGATATTATACAAGGGCTTCGCCGCGACGTCGATCGACGAACTGGTCGAAGCGGCGGGCATTTCGAAGGGCGGTTTCTTCTATCATTTCCGCGACAAGGGCGACCTCGCCCGCGAGCTTCTGCAACGCTTCCTCGCCGAAGACGACGCCGAGATGGATGCGCTGACCGGCCGCGCGCACGCGCTCGCCGACGATCCGATGCAGCGTTTCCTGATCTTCCTCGACCTCTATGCCGACCTGATGGACGAGATGGAGGCGGTGCACCCGGGGTGCCTCGTCGCCGCGATCATCTATCAGGAACAGGCGTTCGATCGCGAAGTGCGGGCGCTCCTGTTCGAAGCCGCGATCCGCTGGCGCGAACGGTTCCGCCTGTGGTTCGCGGCGATCGAGGAGCAGCACCGCCCGCTGGCCCCGATCGATCTCGACACGATCGCCGACAGCTTCAGCGCGGTCATCGAAGGCTCGATCGTGCTGACCCGCGCGCTCGGCGACCACCAGCTGATGGGCCGCCAGCTGCGCCTGTTCCGATCGATGGTCCAGGCCGCCTATGGCGTCAGTTGA
- a CDS encoding sterol desaturase family protein, whose protein sequence is MFGLYHAIALSMFAFFAIVDLVFRARTFPDVPRWRAKGIAFTLIYFGVTTYSPLMWDTMLGQYQLVDGSRWPFWAQVAIGFLGYEFLIYAWHRTMHNVQPLWRWLHQMHHSAERVDIWGTFYFHPFDMIGWALLGSCALVLGIGLTAEAALVVSVGAAFCTIFQHANVRTPRWLGYLVTRPESHSVHHERGVHAYNYGDIPLFDMLFGTFRNPREWQAEAGFFDGSSRQMGKMLIGREIA, encoded by the coding sequence ATGTTCGGCCTTTATCACGCGATCGCGCTGTCGATGTTCGCCTTTTTCGCGATCGTCGATCTGGTCTTCCGGGCGCGGACCTTTCCGGACGTGCCGCGGTGGCGCGCAAAGGGCATCGCCTTCACGCTGATCTACTTCGGCGTCACCACCTATTCGCCGCTGATGTGGGACACGATGCTGGGCCAATATCAGCTCGTCGACGGATCGCGTTGGCCCTTCTGGGCGCAGGTGGCGATCGGCTTCCTCGGCTATGAATTCCTGATCTATGCCTGGCATCGCACCATGCACAATGTCCAGCCGCTGTGGCGCTGGCTGCACCAGATGCACCACAGCGCCGAACGCGTCGATATCTGGGGCACCTTCTATTTTCACCCGTTCGACATGATCGGCTGGGCGCTGCTCGGCAGCTGCGCGCTCGTGCTCGGCATCGGGCTGACGGCGGAGGCGGCGCTCGTCGTGTCGGTCGGGGCGGCCTTTTGCACCATCTTCCAGCACGCCAACGTCCGTACGCCGCGCTGGCTGGGCTATCTGGTGACGCGGCCCGAAAGCCATTCGGTGCATCATGAACGCGGGGTCCACGCCTATAATTACGGCGATATTCCGCTCTTCGACATGCTCTTCGGCACCTTTCGCAACCCGCGCGAATGGCAGGCGGAGGCGGGCTTTTTCGACGGATCGTCGCGGCAGATGGGCAAGATGCTGATCGGCAGGGAAATCGCGTAA